One Mastacembelus armatus chromosome 10, fMasArm1.2, whole genome shotgun sequence DNA window includes the following coding sequences:
- the gsr gene encoding glutathione reductase, mitochondrial isoform X2, which translates to MQIKSMQFIRICRQLPTASRHGVTRRSMASHPTATDTTRFDFLVIGGGSGGLAGARRAAELGASAAVIESHKLGGTCVNVGCVPKKVMWNAAVHAEYLHDHSDYGFDVGNVRFSWETLKAKRDAYVSHLNRIYRNNLDKAKIQTIQGHARFMNDPEPTVEVNGKKYSAPHILIATGGHPSVLSDAEVPGASLGITSDGFFELETLPKRSVIVGAGYIAVEMAGILSTLGSKTSLIIRQTGVLRNFDSFISTNCTKEIQSSGVDLWKNSQVKSVCKTDRGLEVMIVTKDPEKKNEEKISTIQEVDCLLWAIGRQPNTSGLNIGAMGVDTDESGHIIVDEFQNTSRPGIYAVGDVCGRALLTPVAIAAGRKLAHRLFEDKKDSKLDYSTIPTVVFSHPPIGTVGLTEEEAIKTRGKENVKIYKTSFTPMYHAITSRKTQCLMKLVCVGKEEKVVGLHMQGLGCDEMLQGFSVAIIMGATKADFDKTIAIHPTSSEELVTMR; encoded by the exons ATGCAAATAAAAAGCATGCAGTTCATAAGAATCTGCAGACAGCTTCCTACTGCGTCAAG GCACGGAGTTACCCGCCGCAGCATGGCTTCACACCCGACCGCGACAGACACGACCCGCTTCGACTTTCTGGTGATCGGCGGCGGGTCCGGGGGTCTGGCCGGAGCTCGGAGGGCGGCGGAGCTCGGCGCATCTGCCGCCGTGATCGAGAGTCACAAACTCGGAGGTACCTGC GTCAATGTTGGCTGTGTCCCTAAAAAG GTTATGTGGAACGCAGCAGTTCATGCTGAGTATCTCCATGATCACAGTGATTATGGCTTTGATGTTGGCAATGTTCGTTTCAGTTGGGA aacTCTTAAGGCTAAAAGGGATGCTTATGTTAGTCACCTAAATCGCATTTATCGCAACAATCTTGACAAG GCTAAAATCCAAACTATTCAAGGTCATGCCAGGTTCATGAATGATCCTGAGCCTACAGTGGAGGTCAATGGAAAAAAGTACTCAGCGCCTCACATCCTCATTGCCACTGGAGGGCATCCTTCTGTTTTGAGTGATGCTGAAGTTCCAG GGGCAAGTCTTGGTATTACCAGTGATGGCTTTTTTGAACTTGAAACCCTGCCAAA GCGCAGTGTAATTGTGGGTGCTGGTTATATCGCTGTGGAAATGGCAGGGATCCTTTCTACCCTAGGGTCCAAAACATCCCTCATTATTCGACAGACAGGA GTTTTGAGGAACTTTGACAGTTTCATAAGCACAAACTGCACCAAAGAAATACAAAGCTCTGGTGTAGATTTGTGGAAGAACTCTCAGGTGAAGTCTGTGTGTAAAACAGACAGGGGTCTGGAGGTGATGATTGTTACCAAGGACccagagaagaagaatgagGAGAAGATCAGCACCATCCAGGAGGTGGACTGTCTGCTCTGGGCCATCGGCAGGCAGCCAAACACATCTGGGCTGAACATTGGTGCAATG GGTGTGGATACAGACGAAAGTGGCCATATCATTGTGGATGAGTTTCAGAACACCAGTCGACCTGGTATCTATGCTGTAGGGGATGTTTGTGGCAGAGCTCTTCTCACACCAG TTGCTATTGCTGCAGGCAGAAAGTTGGCACACAGGCTGTTTGAGGACAAGAAGGATTCCAAGTTGGACTATTCCACTATTCCCACTGTGGTGTTCAGCCACCCACCTATAGGCACAGTGGGCCTCACAGAAG AGGAGGCCATTAAAACTAGAGGGAAGGAGAATGTGAAAATCTACAAGACTTCCTTCACTCCAATGTATCACGCCATCACAAGTAGAAAGACTCAGTGCCTCATGAAGTTGGTGTGTGTGGGCAAGGAGGAGAAG GTGGTGGGCCTGCACATGCAGGGCCTGGGCTGCGATGAGATGCTGCAGGGCTTCTCTGTGGCCATCATAATGGGTGCTACCAAAGCTGACTTTGACAAGACTATTGCCATTCACCCCACCTCATCTGAGGAGCTTGTCACAATGCGTTAA
- the gsr gene encoding glutathione reductase, mitochondrial isoform X1: MRANFLVMAKLILITHMQVPRWFIRRKQLFSFFCRHGVTRRSMASHPTATDTTRFDFLVIGGGSGGLAGARRAAELGASAAVIESHKLGGTCVNVGCVPKKVMWNAAVHAEYLHDHSDYGFDVGNVRFSWETLKAKRDAYVSHLNRIYRNNLDKAKIQTIQGHARFMNDPEPTVEVNGKKYSAPHILIATGGHPSVLSDAEVPGASLGITSDGFFELETLPKRSVIVGAGYIAVEMAGILSTLGSKTSLIIRQTGVLRNFDSFISTNCTKEIQSSGVDLWKNSQVKSVCKTDRGLEVMIVTKDPEKKNEEKISTIQEVDCLLWAIGRQPNTSGLNIGAMGVDTDESGHIIVDEFQNTSRPGIYAVGDVCGRALLTPVAIAAGRKLAHRLFEDKKDSKLDYSTIPTVVFSHPPIGTVGLTEEEAIKTRGKENVKIYKTSFTPMYHAITSRKTQCLMKLVCVGKEEKVVGLHMQGLGCDEMLQGFSVAIIMGATKADFDKTIAIHPTSSEELVTMR, translated from the exons ATGCGTGCCAACTTCCTGGTTATGGCTAAATTAATCCTGATAACACACATGCAAGTCCCCCGCTGGTTTATCCGCAGAAAGCAGCTTTTCTCGTTTTTTTGCAGGCACGGAGTTACCCGCCGCAGCATGGCTTCACACCCGACCGCGACAGACACGACCCGCTTCGACTTTCTGGTGATCGGCGGCGGGTCCGGGGGTCTGGCCGGAGCTCGGAGGGCGGCGGAGCTCGGCGCATCTGCCGCCGTGATCGAGAGTCACAAACTCGGAGGTACCTGC GTCAATGTTGGCTGTGTCCCTAAAAAG GTTATGTGGAACGCAGCAGTTCATGCTGAGTATCTCCATGATCACAGTGATTATGGCTTTGATGTTGGCAATGTTCGTTTCAGTTGGGA aacTCTTAAGGCTAAAAGGGATGCTTATGTTAGTCACCTAAATCGCATTTATCGCAACAATCTTGACAAG GCTAAAATCCAAACTATTCAAGGTCATGCCAGGTTCATGAATGATCCTGAGCCTACAGTGGAGGTCAATGGAAAAAAGTACTCAGCGCCTCACATCCTCATTGCCACTGGAGGGCATCCTTCTGTTTTGAGTGATGCTGAAGTTCCAG GGGCAAGTCTTGGTATTACCAGTGATGGCTTTTTTGAACTTGAAACCCTGCCAAA GCGCAGTGTAATTGTGGGTGCTGGTTATATCGCTGTGGAAATGGCAGGGATCCTTTCTACCCTAGGGTCCAAAACATCCCTCATTATTCGACAGACAGGA GTTTTGAGGAACTTTGACAGTTTCATAAGCACAAACTGCACCAAAGAAATACAAAGCTCTGGTGTAGATTTGTGGAAGAACTCTCAGGTGAAGTCTGTGTGTAAAACAGACAGGGGTCTGGAGGTGATGATTGTTACCAAGGACccagagaagaagaatgagGAGAAGATCAGCACCATCCAGGAGGTGGACTGTCTGCTCTGGGCCATCGGCAGGCAGCCAAACACATCTGGGCTGAACATTGGTGCAATG GGTGTGGATACAGACGAAAGTGGCCATATCATTGTGGATGAGTTTCAGAACACCAGTCGACCTGGTATCTATGCTGTAGGGGATGTTTGTGGCAGAGCTCTTCTCACACCAG TTGCTATTGCTGCAGGCAGAAAGTTGGCACACAGGCTGTTTGAGGACAAGAAGGATTCCAAGTTGGACTATTCCACTATTCCCACTGTGGTGTTCAGCCACCCACCTATAGGCACAGTGGGCCTCACAGAAG AGGAGGCCATTAAAACTAGAGGGAAGGAGAATGTGAAAATCTACAAGACTTCCTTCACTCCAATGTATCACGCCATCACAAGTAGAAAGACTCAGTGCCTCATGAAGTTGGTGTGTGTGGGCAAGGAGGAGAAG GTGGTGGGCCTGCACATGCAGGGCCTGGGCTGCGATGAGATGCTGCAGGGCTTCTCTGTGGCCATCATAATGGGTGCTACCAAAGCTGACTTTGACAAGACTATTGCCATTCACCCCACCTCATCTGAGGAGCTTGTCACAATGCGTTAA
- the gsr gene encoding glutathione reductase, mitochondrial isoform X3: MWNAAVHAEYLHDHSDYGFDVGNVRFSWETLKAKRDAYVSHLNRIYRNNLDKAKIQTIQGHARFMNDPEPTVEVNGKKYSAPHILIATGGHPSVLSDAEVPGASLGITSDGFFELETLPKRSVIVGAGYIAVEMAGILSTLGSKTSLIIRQTGVLRNFDSFISTNCTKEIQSSGVDLWKNSQVKSVCKTDRGLEVMIVTKDPEKKNEEKISTIQEVDCLLWAIGRQPNTSGLNIGAMGVDTDESGHIIVDEFQNTSRPGIYAVGDVCGRALLTPVAIAAGRKLAHRLFEDKKDSKLDYSTIPTVVFSHPPIGTVGLTEEEAIKTRGKENVKIYKTSFTPMYHAITSRKTQCLMKLVCVGKEEKVVGLHMQGLGCDEMLQGFSVAIIMGATKADFDKTIAIHPTSSEELVTMR; encoded by the exons ATGTGGAACGCAGCAGTTCATGCTGAGTATCTCCATGATCACAGTGATTATGGCTTTGATGTTGGCAATGTTCGTTTCAGTTGGGA aacTCTTAAGGCTAAAAGGGATGCTTATGTTAGTCACCTAAATCGCATTTATCGCAACAATCTTGACAAG GCTAAAATCCAAACTATTCAAGGTCATGCCAGGTTCATGAATGATCCTGAGCCTACAGTGGAGGTCAATGGAAAAAAGTACTCAGCGCCTCACATCCTCATTGCCACTGGAGGGCATCCTTCTGTTTTGAGTGATGCTGAAGTTCCAG GGGCAAGTCTTGGTATTACCAGTGATGGCTTTTTTGAACTTGAAACCCTGCCAAA GCGCAGTGTAATTGTGGGTGCTGGTTATATCGCTGTGGAAATGGCAGGGATCCTTTCTACCCTAGGGTCCAAAACATCCCTCATTATTCGACAGACAGGA GTTTTGAGGAACTTTGACAGTTTCATAAGCACAAACTGCACCAAAGAAATACAAAGCTCTGGTGTAGATTTGTGGAAGAACTCTCAGGTGAAGTCTGTGTGTAAAACAGACAGGGGTCTGGAGGTGATGATTGTTACCAAGGACccagagaagaagaatgagGAGAAGATCAGCACCATCCAGGAGGTGGACTGTCTGCTCTGGGCCATCGGCAGGCAGCCAAACACATCTGGGCTGAACATTGGTGCAATG GGTGTGGATACAGACGAAAGTGGCCATATCATTGTGGATGAGTTTCAGAACACCAGTCGACCTGGTATCTATGCTGTAGGGGATGTTTGTGGCAGAGCTCTTCTCACACCAG TTGCTATTGCTGCAGGCAGAAAGTTGGCACACAGGCTGTTTGAGGACAAGAAGGATTCCAAGTTGGACTATTCCACTATTCCCACTGTGGTGTTCAGCCACCCACCTATAGGCACAGTGGGCCTCACAGAAG AGGAGGCCATTAAAACTAGAGGGAAGGAGAATGTGAAAATCTACAAGACTTCCTTCACTCCAATGTATCACGCCATCACAAGTAGAAAGACTCAGTGCCTCATGAAGTTGGTGTGTGTGGGCAAGGAGGAGAAG GTGGTGGGCCTGCACATGCAGGGCCTGGGCTGCGATGAGATGCTGCAGGGCTTCTCTGTGGCCATCATAATGGGTGCTACCAAAGCTGACTTTGACAAGACTATTGCCATTCACCCCACCTCATCTGAGGAGCTTGTCACAATGCGTTAA
- the slc30a9 gene encoding proton-coupled zinc antiporter SLC30A9, mitochondrial translates to MLPSLAHRPWHVFCSLSLQHRASLSRRSPRFPQLCYDWKSGGIHRLWFNLLDCRVACLGLGKVQYYSSSGSSKDGPPKSPSGDAPSAEKVLSGAAKATATPPGSAVQGLTKVETIQVKVRAVLKKREYGAKYTQNNFITAVRAMNEFCLKPSDLEQLRKIRRRSPHDDTEAFTVFLRSDVEAKALDVWGSPEALARERKLRKEVEREYQENIFRNQQLLKEYKDFWGNTKPRSGKRTTFLQGPGKVVMVAICINGLNFFFKLLAWVYTGSASMFSEAIHSLADTCNQALLALGISQSVRNPDAIHPYGFSNMRYIASLISGVGIFMMGAGLSWYHGIMGLLHPEPIESLLWAYCILAGSLVSEGATLLVAINEIKKSAHQHGLSFYEYVMQSRDPSTNVVLLEDTAAVLGVILAAGCMGLTSLTGNPYYDSLGSLGVGTLLGAVSAFLIYTNTEALLGRSIQAERVQKLTEFLENDPAVRAIHDVKATDMGLSKVRFKAEVDFDGRVVTRSYLEKQDIDQILNDIQQVKTPEELENFMLKHGENIIDTLGAEVDRLEKELKQRNPEVRHVDLEIL, encoded by the exons ATGCTCCCCAGCCTGGCCCACAGACCATGGCATGTCTTCTGCAGCTTGTCTTTGCAGCACAGGGCGTCCTTGTCACGTCGATCACCGAGGTTCCCCCAGCTGTGCTATG ATTGGAAGAGTGGAGGCATCCATAGGTTGTGGTTCAACCTTCTGGACTGTCGAGTTGCCTGTTTAGGGCTAGGCAAGGTGCAGTACTACTCTTCCTCTGGCAGTAGTAAAGATGGTCCTCCAAAATCACCGTCAGGTGATGCTCCGTCTGCAGAAAAAGTCTTGTCTGGTGCTGCAAAAGCCACTGCAACACCACCAG GTTCAGCAGTTCAGGGTCTGACAAAAGTTGAGACAATTCAAGTGAAAG TTCGTGCAGTCCTGAAAAAAAGGGAATATGGAGCCAAGTACACTCAGAACAACTTTATCACTGCAGTCAGAGCCATGAATGAGTTCTGCCTCAAACCAAG TGATTTAGAACAACTTCGAAAGATCAGAAGACGCAGCCCCCATGATGACACAGAGGCTTTCACCGTGTTCTTGCGGTCAGATGTGGAGGCCAA AGCACTAGATGTATGGGGAAGCCCTGAAGCTCTAGCCCGGGAGAGGAAACTCAGgaaagaggtggagagagagtATCAAGAGA ATATTTTTCGGAATCAGCAGTTGTTGAAAGAATATAAAGACTTTTGGGGAAACACTAAG CCTCGATCAGGCAAGAGGACAACATTTCTGCAAGGTCCAGGGAAGGTGGTCATGGTCGCTATTTGCAT CAATGGCCTGAATTTCTTCTTCAAGCTCCTGGCTTGGGTCTACACTGGATCAGCAAGCATGTTCTCTGAGGCCATCCACTCCTTAGCCGACACGTGCAACCAGGCTCTTCTAGCCCTGGGAATCAGCCAGTCTGTTCGCAACCCAGATGCTATACACCC GTATGGATTCTCCAACATGCGCTATATTGCCTCTCTCATCAGTGGGGTTGGCATTTTTATGATGGGAGCGGGTCTCTCTTGGTACCATGGCATCATGGGATTGCTGCACCCAGAGCCAATTGAATCATTGTTATGG GCTTATTGTATTTTGGCAGGTTCCCTGGTGTCTGAAGGAG CCACCTTACTTGTAGCCATCAATGAGATAAAGAAGAGTGCTCACCAGCATGGACTTTCTTTTTATGAATATG TAATGCAGAGTCGAGACCCCAGTACTAATGTCGTGCTGCTGGAggacactgctgctgtgttagGAGTCATCTTGGCTGCTGGCTGCATGGGGCTCACCTCACTCACAG GTAATCCATACTATGACAGTTTGGGCTCTCTTGGCGTGGGCACGTTGCTGGGAGCCGTCTCAGCCTTCCTCATCTACACCAACACTGAGGCCCTGTTGGGACGATCCATACAGGCCGAACGTGTACAGAAACTTACAGAGTTCTTGGAAAACGACCCAGCTGTAAG GGCCATCCACGACGTGAAGGCCACTGATATGGGACTGAGCAAAGTGCGCTTCAAGGCTGAAGTTGATTTTGATGGCCGAGTGGTGACACGGTCATACCTGGAGAAACAAGACATTGACCAAATCCTCAAT GACATTCAGCAGGTGAAGACCCCTGAGGAGCTGGAGAACTTCATGCTAAAGCATGGGGAAAACATCATTGATACTCTGGGGGCTGAGGTGGACCGACTGGAGAAAGAACTGAAG CAACGTAACCCAGAGGTTCGTCATGTAGATTTGGAGATACTATAA
- the grxcr1a gene encoding glutaredoxin domain-containing cysteine-rich protein 1 has protein sequence MMMAGQEKPQKRVRFRVASGNSGRVLKEMFKDEGPSDSLDSDCTSSSDAERASTPSASGDTHGHLDGYLGSELYDSESEPDDLLMYAGATKRWMFTTKRVNIISKNGTVRGVKHKVIAGQTLFENLPNSNGMVLSLEFGRIVIYTTSFRVVRTTFERCELVRKIFQNHRVKFVEKNIALDNEYVKELEERCKHVGEPPSLPVVFIDGHYLGGAEKILSMNESGELQDLLTKIERVQHPQTCQTCGGFAFIPCPVCHGSKMSVFRNCFTDSFKALKCTSCNENGLQPCVSCSK, from the exons ATGATGATGGCTGGACAGGAGAAGCCACAGAAGAGGGTGAGGTTCCGGGTGGCTTCGGGAAACAGCGGCCGTGTGCTGAAAGAGATGTTCAAGGATGAGGGGCCTTCAGACTCCTTAGATTCAGATTGCACCAGCAGCTCTGATGCTGAGCGGGCCAGTACACCCTCTGCAAGTGGAGACACACATGGACACCTGGATGGATACCTGGGCTCTGAGCTGTATGACAGTGAGAGTGAGCCTGATGACCTGCTCATGTACGCAGGGGCCACCAAGCGCTGGATGTTCACCACCAAGAGGGTTAACATAATCAGTAAAAATGGGACTGTCAGGGGTGTCAAGCACAAAGTCATCGCAGGGCAAACGCTGTTCGAAAACCTCCCGAATTCCAATGGT ATGGTGTTATCTCTTGAGTTTGGGCGGATAGTGATCTACACAACGAGTTTCCGTGTGGTCAGGACAACGTTTGAGCGCTGCGAGCTGGTCAGAAAGATTTTCCAGAACCACAGGGTGAAGTTTGTGGAGAAGAACATTGCTCTGGACAACGAGTACGtgaaagagctggaggagcGGTGCAAGCATGTGGGAGAACCTCCTTCATTACCAGTAGTGTTCATTGATGGACACTACCTTGGG GGAGCTGAGAAAATACTCAGCATGAATGAATCAGGGGAACTTCAAGATCTTCTGACAAAAATTGAG AGGGTACAGCATCCCCAGACGTGCCAGACCTGTGGGGGCTTTGCCTTCATCCCATGCCCAGTGTGCCATGGCAGCAAGATGTCTGTGTTTCGTAACTGCTTCACGGATTCCTTCAAAGCCCTCAAGTGCACTTCCTGCAATGAGAATGGCCTACAGCCCTGTGTGAGCTGCAGTAAGTGA